In a genomic window of Gossypium arboreum isolate Shixiya-1 chromosome 9, ASM2569848v2, whole genome shotgun sequence:
- the LOC108454933 gene encoding serine/threonine-protein kinase STY13-like isoform X1 codes for MSYSEGETRNVIVSNGSVTAAEELTIDHNLLIDPKLLFIGSKIGEGAHGKVYEGRYGDRIVAIKVLHRGSTVEERAALESRFAREVNMMSRVKHENLVKFFGACKDPLMAIVTELLPGMSLRKYLVSIRPKVLDLHVALNFALDIARAMDCLHANGIIHRDLKPDNLLLTANQRSVKLADFGLAREESVTEMMTAETGTYRWMAPELYSTVTLRQGEKKHYNNKVDVYSFGIVLWELLTNRMPFEGMSNLQAAYAAAFKQERPSLPEDISPDLAFVIQSCWVEDPNMRPSFSQIMRMLNAFLFTLTPPSPSIPESDTSETAETSNGTMTELSVRTKGKFGFLRQLFTAKKTRNSQ; via the exons ATGAGTTACAGCGAAGGAGAAACGAGAAACGTCATCGTTTCAAATGGCTCCGTAACGGCTGCTGAAGAGTTGACCATCGATCACAATTTGCTCATTGACCCGAAATTGTTATTTATCGGCTCCAAAATCGGAGAAGGAGCTCATGGAAAAGTTTACGAAGGAAG GTATGGTGATCGGATTGTTGCCATTAAAGTTCTTCACCGTGGGAGTACTGTGGAGGAAAGAGCTGCACTCGAGAGTCGTTTTGCTCGCGAGGTTAACATGATGTCTCGAGTTAAACACGAGAACCTTGTCAAG TTCTTTGGCGCTTGTAAGGACCCGTTGATGGCAATAGTTACTGAGCTATTACCGGGAATGTCCCTTCGGAAGTATTTAGTTAGCATCCGTCCGAAAGTTTTAGACCTTCATGTGGCTTTGAATTTTGCACTAGACATTGCTCGAGCCATGGATTGTCTGCACGCCAATGGGATTATACATAGGGATCTAAAGCCAG ACAACTTGCTGCTTACAGCAAACCAGAGATCTGTTAAACTTGCAGATTTTGGTCTTGCGAGGGAAGAATCTGTGACAGAGATGATGACTGCAGAGACTGGGACTTATCGCTGGATGGCCCCTGAG TTGTATAGCACGGTGACATTACGGCAGGGAGAGAAAAAACATTACAACAACAAGGTTGATGTCTACAGCTTTGGAATTGTCTTATGGGAATTATTGACCAATCGTATGCCGTTTGAGGGCATGTCCAATTTGCAGGCAGCTTATGCTGCTGCTTTTAAG CAAGAGCGACCTAGCCTTCCAGAGGATATATCACCTGATCTGGCGTTTGTCATACAATCTTGTTGGGTTGAAGACCCTAACATGAGGCCGAGCTTCAGCCAGATAATGCGTATGCTGAATGCATTTCTCTTCACACTCACGCCTCCTTCACCATCCATACCTGAATCTGACACCAGTGAGACTGCAGAAACTAGTAATGGAACCATGACCGAGTTATCTGTTCGAACAAAGGGGAAGTTTGGTTTCCTTCGCCAACTGTTCACTGCCAAGAAGACAAGGAACTCTCAATGA
- the LOC108454933 gene encoding serine/threonine-protein kinase STY13-like isoform X3: MSYSEGETRNVIVSNGSVTAAEELTIDHNLLIDPKLLFIGSKIGEGAHGKVYEGRYGDRIVAIKVLHRGSTVEERAALESRFAREVNMMSRVKHENLVKFFGACKDPLMAIVTELLPGMSLRKYLVSIRPKVLDLHVALNFALDIARAMDCLHANGIIHRDLKPDNLLLTANQRSVKLADFGLAREESVTEMMTAETGTYRWMAPELYSTVTLRQGEKKHYNNKVDVYSFGIVLWELLTNRMPFEGMSNLQAAYAAAFKHAARAT, translated from the exons ATGAGTTACAGCGAAGGAGAAACGAGAAACGTCATCGTTTCAAATGGCTCCGTAACGGCTGCTGAAGAGTTGACCATCGATCACAATTTGCTCATTGACCCGAAATTGTTATTTATCGGCTCCAAAATCGGAGAAGGAGCTCATGGAAAAGTTTACGAAGGAAG GTATGGTGATCGGATTGTTGCCATTAAAGTTCTTCACCGTGGGAGTACTGTGGAGGAAAGAGCTGCACTCGAGAGTCGTTTTGCTCGCGAGGTTAACATGATGTCTCGAGTTAAACACGAGAACCTTGTCAAG TTCTTTGGCGCTTGTAAGGACCCGTTGATGGCAATAGTTACTGAGCTATTACCGGGAATGTCCCTTCGGAAGTATTTAGTTAGCATCCGTCCGAAAGTTTTAGACCTTCATGTGGCTTTGAATTTTGCACTAGACATTGCTCGAGCCATGGATTGTCTGCACGCCAATGGGATTATACATAGGGATCTAAAGCCAG ACAACTTGCTGCTTACAGCAAACCAGAGATCTGTTAAACTTGCAGATTTTGGTCTTGCGAGGGAAGAATCTGTGACAGAGATGATGACTGCAGAGACTGGGACTTATCGCTGGATGGCCCCTGAG TTGTATAGCACGGTGACATTACGGCAGGGAGAGAAAAAACATTACAACAACAAGGTTGATGTCTACAGCTTTGGAATTGTCTTATGGGAATTATTGACCAATCGTATGCCGTTTGAGGGCATGTCCAATTTGCAGGCAGCTTATGCTGCTGCTTTTAAG CATGCAGCAAGAGCGACCTAG
- the LOC108454933 gene encoding serine/threonine-protein kinase STY13-like isoform X2 → MEKFTKEVLHRGSTVEERAALESRFAREVNMMSRVKHENLVKFFGACKDPLMAIVTELLPGMSLRKYLVSIRPKVLDLHVALNFALDIARAMDCLHANGIIHRDLKPDNLLLTANQRSVKLADFGLAREESVTEMMTAETGTYRWMAPELYSTVTLRQGEKKHYNNKVDVYSFGIVLWELLTNRMPFEGMSNLQAAYAAAFKQERPSLPEDISPDLAFVIQSCWVEDPNMRPSFSQIMRMLNAFLFTLTPPSPSIPESDTSETAETSNGTMTELSVRTKGKFGFLRQLFTAKKTRNSQ, encoded by the exons ATGGAAAAGTTTACGAAGGAAG TTCTTCACCGTGGGAGTACTGTGGAGGAAAGAGCTGCACTCGAGAGTCGTTTTGCTCGCGAGGTTAACATGATGTCTCGAGTTAAACACGAGAACCTTGTCAAG TTCTTTGGCGCTTGTAAGGACCCGTTGATGGCAATAGTTACTGAGCTATTACCGGGAATGTCCCTTCGGAAGTATTTAGTTAGCATCCGTCCGAAAGTTTTAGACCTTCATGTGGCTTTGAATTTTGCACTAGACATTGCTCGAGCCATGGATTGTCTGCACGCCAATGGGATTATACATAGGGATCTAAAGCCAG ACAACTTGCTGCTTACAGCAAACCAGAGATCTGTTAAACTTGCAGATTTTGGTCTTGCGAGGGAAGAATCTGTGACAGAGATGATGACTGCAGAGACTGGGACTTATCGCTGGATGGCCCCTGAG TTGTATAGCACGGTGACATTACGGCAGGGAGAGAAAAAACATTACAACAACAAGGTTGATGTCTACAGCTTTGGAATTGTCTTATGGGAATTATTGACCAATCGTATGCCGTTTGAGGGCATGTCCAATTTGCAGGCAGCTTATGCTGCTGCTTTTAAG CAAGAGCGACCTAGCCTTCCAGAGGATATATCACCTGATCTGGCGTTTGTCATACAATCTTGTTGGGTTGAAGACCCTAACATGAGGCCGAGCTTCAGCCAGATAATGCGTATGCTGAATGCATTTCTCTTCACACTCACGCCTCCTTCACCATCCATACCTGAATCTGACACCAGTGAGACTGCAGAAACTAGTAATGGAACCATGACCGAGTTATCTGTTCGAACAAAGGGGAAGTTTGGTTTCCTTCGCCAACTGTTCACTGCCAAGAAGACAAGGAACTCTCAATGA